ATCGGCGCTATTGGTGTGCCTTCATAGCGTAAATCCCCGTAGGGATCGTCTTCCACCAGCAGGGTGTCGTGCCGCTGGATGATTTCGGCGACGGCCAGACGCCGTTCCATCGGCAGGGTGCGTCCGGTGGGATTCTGAAAATTGGGCACCAGGTAGATTAACTTGACGGGGTGCCGGGCAAGGGCGGCGTCCAGGGCCTCGGGCAGCATGCCCTGGTCGTCGGTTTCGATCTGCACATAGCGCGGTTCGTAAGGGGTAAAGGCCTGCAGGGCGCCGAGATAGGTGGGGGCTTCCAAGGCCACCCGGTCGCCGGCGCTGATGAGGATTTTGCCCAGGCCGTCCAAGACGCCCTGTGAGCCGGTGGATATCAGGATCTGTTCGGGCGTGGCGGCGATGCCCTTGGTTTCCAGATAGGCTGCCAGGGCCTCGCGCAATGGCGGAAACCCCTCCGTGAGACCGTACTGAAAGGCTTCGGATCCGTACTTTTGTAATACGGCTTCCGTGATCTCCCGGATGATGGCCATGGGAAAACTTTGGGGTGCGGGTATGCCGCCGGCCAGGGATATCGTTCCCGGCCGGGACACAACCTTGAGGATTTCGCGGATGGCGCTCGCCCCCATGTTGCGGGTGCGGTCGGCCAGCAGATTTTCGGCCTGCATATTTGGTTTCTCCCTGTTTAATAAAGACCGGTCGTTCTTTTTTTTCTGTTTACGAATCACCGTTCACTGTTCACCGGATCATTTTCTCAGTTGTTGAATATAAAATCGCAGTTGGTCGTTGGTCTGCTCGAGGACGGCCTTGTCACGGCTGGACATGTACAAGGTTGCGGCGCCGTTCAAGGTGATGACGATAAAATCGGAAATCTCCCGATGGTCCAGACCCGGTTTGAGAATGTCGCTGCGCTCCGCTTCCGCCAGCCAGGACTGGAACAGCTTCGAGAAACCGACAAAACCCTTGAGAATGTGGCGGCCCATGCGGTCCGACTGCCCCGTCATCTCCACCAGCATGTTGACAAAAAAGCATCCGCCGTCAAACACTTCCCCGCCCAGATAGTCCAGCAGTACGTTCCCGATGGTGCGTTCGATGCGTTCGAGCGGATCACCGGCGGAATTCAGGTTGTTGAATACCGCCGCTTTCCAGATCTGCACCGCATCGTCGTATACCGCCTGCCAGACATCCTCTTTGCTTTTGAAATGGCAGTACAGCCCCCCCTTGGTCAACCCTGTCGCCTGGAGGATATCGCTGATGGAGGTGTTGAAATATCCCTTGACGGAAAAAAGCTGGAGAGATTTTTCGATGATATTTTTGCGCGTCAATTCGCCTTTGACCGACATGGTTGCATCTCCCTTATAAAAAACCAACCGGTCCTTTTTTATTTTTTCGTGCCTGAAAAGTCAACATGGAATTGCGCTTCTATAAACGCAGCGTGAGGGGGTAGGGGCGAAAAGGCGAAGTGAAGGCGTTATGATTATGCGGGCTGTTGGCGGCCAAAATGCGGTCGGAACAGTATGTCCCGTACCAGGCCGACCAGATGAACGGCGCCGGCAATCAGGCTGAGGGTGATGAAAGAAAAGATAAAACAGGTTAAAAAGGCCAACAACGCGGCGCTCATGGCGGCAAGAATGAAGTCGATCATGGAACGTCTCCTATTCCCGGGTTGGGTGGTGGTCAGTTATTGATCATCCGCAGATAGAGCAATTTTGTTGCCAATCCTGGTTCTCCAATCCGAACACCCTGTTTTTAGAAGACAATCATTGATTTTCGGATGGCCCGGCACCGAAACCGGATTCATTCAATTGAGTAATTCAGGGGATCGTTCAGGGAAAAAAGGAAAAAAATGTAATACTGTCCCGAAGTCGGTCCGGAATTCCGGGGAGGGGTCGCGCCTTTTCGTCAAACACCGTTTGACTGACGGTTATACGAGTGCTATTTCGTTGGTTTCCGGTGCTTTGGAAAACCCCTGGATCGAGAATCGGCAACCCTTTGCCGCGGCGACACTGCCGGATCGGTACCGCCATGAATGATGGATATAAAATATTTCACGATGCCGTTGGCGAAACGGCCGATGGCTGGCTGAAAAACGGGCTCCCATCACGTCAGGTCCTGGAAGAATCCGCCGCCCGGCTGTTGCATCTCAGACAAGAATTGAAAATTCCGGGGCTCTGGGAGCATCCTCCCTGCATGGTTACCGCGACCCTGGACGACGGATTGGGACAGGGGTTGGGGATCATCGAAAAATTTGCCGCCGCCATCGGCATACGGTTGATCTCCCTGGGACTGCTGCAACCGGCGGCGGCCATTGTCGACGCCTGCCGGGACGAAAAACCCGATTTTCTGGGAATGACCATCCTCCAGTTCGATACCGAAGAGGAGCTGACGGCTATCGCCGGACAATTGCCGAAAAAAACCCGCATCGTTGCCGGCGGGCCGGCCTTTACAGGAGATCCCGACTTTGCCGACCGTACCGGCACCCATTATGCGGCCAGAAATGTGGCGGCATTTCTGCGGTTCATGCTGGACGACGCGGCAAGCAGACCCT
This window of the uncultured Desulfosarcina sp. genome carries:
- a CDS encoding PLP-dependent aminotransferase family protein translates to MQAENLLADRTRNMGASAIREILKVVSRPGTISLAGGIPAPQSFPMAIIREITEAVLQKYGSEAFQYGLTEGFPPLREALAAYLETKGIAATPEQILISTGSQGVLDGLGKILISAGDRVALEAPTYLGALQAFTPYEPRYVQIETDDQGMLPEALDAALARHPVKLIYLVPNFQNPTGRTLPMERRLAVAEIIQRHDTLLVEDDPYGDLRYEGTPIAPIKTLAPEHVVYISTLSKVFAPGLRMGFCLAPEPVQRWLVLAKQGVDLHTSTFDQALAAEYLFGGHLGCHLPKIIELYRPRQQAMLTAMDRFFPSSFSWSRPDGGMFVWVQGPVGWDMEAVNRTAVERGAAFVPGTFFFAHPGEGKETLRLNYTMADEATLSRAIKILGGVFEEGAKVFQKGTSSAFRSSSMVSARC
- a CDS encoding cobalamin-dependent protein (Presence of a B(12) (cobalamin)-binding domain implies dependence on cobalamin itself, in one of its several forms, or in some unusual lineages, dependence on a cobalamin-like analog.), which translates into the protein MNDGYKIFHDAVGETADGWLKNGLPSRQVLEESAARLLHLRQELKIPGLWEHPPCMVTATLDDGLGQGLGIIEKFAAAIGIRLISLGLLQPAAAIVDACRDEKPDFLGMTILQFDTEEELTAIAGQLPKKTRIVAGGPAFTGDPDFADRTGTHYAARNVAAFLRFMLDDAASRP
- a CDS encoding TetR/AcrR family transcriptional regulator, whose product is MSVKGELTRKNIIEKSLQLFSVKGYFNTSISDILQATGLTKGGLYCHFKSKEDVWQAVYDDAVQIWKAAVFNNLNSAGDPLERIERTIGNVLLDYLGGEVFDGGCFFVNMLVEMTGQSDRMGRHILKGFVGFSKLFQSWLAEAERSDILKPGLDHREISDFIVITLNGAATLYMSSRDKAVLEQTNDQLRFYIQQLRK